In Candidatus Neomarinimicrobiota bacterium, the DNA window GCCGTCTCAAACATGACCTCATCATTCAACGCTATCAACTCGCTCACTATATTCTTACACGTCTGGAACGACGCGTGTGCCTGTTCAAAGTACCAGCGAATGTCTCCTTCCTTATCGGTGCCGACGATAGGCCGTTCGAAAACGGTGTGGTAACTGTTGTATTGGGCCATGATGCTTGCCAGAATTTGCGTCTCTTCTGCCTCCGTAATATTGCTGCTGGCAATCCGGTAGGCTCGATGGAAGGTGCTGTCCGCCTCTTCAATAATAGTCCGCCCCCGTTCCCATTGGCCCATAGCCAGTAGCAGCACGCCGCTGTCTTCTCTCTCGAGGGATTCAAGCATGACTTTACCGGCTTCGATACTTTTATAATTGTCTTCCAGCAGCCGGGTGACCGATAGGCCGATGTCACCCAGCTTGTAGATGGACCAGACACCCGCAATGGCCAGCATCA includes these proteins:
- a CDS encoding MCP four helix bundle domain-containing protein, with product MRLRIKILSGFLILILMLAIAGVWSIYKLGDIGLSVTRLLEDNYKSIEAGKVMLESLEREDSGVLLLAMGQWERGRTIIEEADSTFHRAYRIASSNITEAEETQILASIMAQYNSYHTVFERPIVGTDKEGDIRWYFEQAHASFQTCKNIVSELIALNDEVMFETANDLRNRAHRAATPGIVAIVSALVFALLFNFFLNIYFVRPILKINRAIDRFLSTGDLADIDIKAQDELGDLASAIQRLAAQRKKEA